The Streptomyces sp. NBC_01255 genome window below encodes:
- a CDS encoding metallophosphoesterase family protein yields MESNSSHRRPQLLAISDLHVAHEENRRIVEELRPSSDGDWLIVAGDVGEMSEQIIWALRTLSERFARVIWSPGNHELWTPNEDPVQLRGVERYEYLVDVCRGLGVLTPEDPYALWEGDGGPVRVAPLFLLYDYTFRTPTAANKTESLEQAYEAGVVCTDEFYLHPDPYAGREDWCAARVALTERRLAECDPDVPLVLVNHWPLLREPTRILHYPEFAQWCGTERTADWHRRFNTAVAVYGHLHIPRTTVHDGVRFEEVSVGYPREWKRPGHPRNVPRPVLTP; encoded by the coding sequence ATGGAGAGCAACTCTTCTCATCGCCGGCCGCAGCTCCTCGCCATCAGCGACCTGCACGTCGCCCACGAGGAGAACCGGCGGATCGTCGAAGAGCTCCGCCCCTCGTCGGACGGCGACTGGCTGATCGTCGCCGGTGACGTGGGCGAGATGTCCGAGCAGATCATCTGGGCCCTGCGGACGCTCAGTGAGCGGTTCGCCCGGGTGATCTGGAGTCCGGGCAACCACGAGCTGTGGACGCCGAACGAGGATCCGGTCCAGCTGCGGGGCGTCGAGCGGTACGAGTACCTGGTGGACGTCTGCCGCGGCCTGGGCGTGCTCACCCCGGAGGATCCGTACGCGCTGTGGGAGGGCGACGGCGGCCCGGTCCGCGTCGCGCCCCTCTTCCTGCTGTACGACTACACCTTCCGCACGCCGACGGCCGCGAACAAGACGGAGTCGCTCGAGCAGGCCTACGAGGCGGGGGTGGTGTGCACCGACGAGTTCTACCTGCACCCTGACCCGTACGCGGGCCGCGAGGACTGGTGCGCGGCGCGGGTGGCCCTCACCGAGCGGCGCCTCGCGGAGTGCGACCCCGACGTCCCGCTTGTCCTGGTCAACCACTGGCCCCTGCTTCGTGAACCCACGCGGATCCTGCACTATCCGGAGTTCGCCCAGTGGTGCGGGACGGAGCGGACGGCGGACTGGCACCGCCGGTTCAACACCGCGGTGGCCGTCTACGGCCACCTCCACATCCCCCGGACCACCGTGCACGACGGCGTGCGCTTCGAGGAGGTGTCGGTCGGCTACCCGAGGGAGTGGAAGCGCCCGGGCCACCCCAGGAACGTGCCGCGCCCGGTCCTCACGCCGTGA
- a CDS encoding dihydrodipicolinate synthase family protein, with product MAHEHAPAHRAHPWRGIMVATALPLRDDRSVDYDAYAEHVAWLIANGCDGVVPNGSLGEYQTLTDEERGRVVRTAVEAAGDGARVMPGVSAYGSAESRRWAEQAAEAGAASVLLLPPNAYRADERAVRAHFAEVAAVGLPVVAYNNPLDTKVDLTPDVLARLHGDGSIVAVKEFSGDVRRAYEIAELAPELDLLIGADDVLLELALAGAVGWIAGYPNALPRSCATLYRAAVAGDLGVALPLYKSLHPLLRWDSKVEFVQAIKLSMDLAGRHGGATRAPRPPLAPAQDAAVRAATEKALAEGHA from the coding sequence ATGGCCCACGAGCATGCCCCGGCGCACCGTGCCCACCCATGGCGCGGCATCATGGTCGCCACCGCCCTCCCCCTGCGTGACGACCGTTCCGTCGACTACGACGCGTACGCCGAGCATGTGGCCTGGCTGATCGCCAACGGGTGCGACGGCGTCGTCCCGAACGGCTCCCTCGGTGAGTACCAGACCCTGACCGACGAGGAGCGCGGCCGGGTCGTCCGTACCGCCGTCGAGGCCGCGGGTGACGGGGCGCGGGTCATGCCCGGCGTCTCCGCGTACGGGAGTGCCGAGTCCCGTCGCTGGGCCGAGCAGGCCGCCGAGGCCGGGGCCGCGTCGGTTCTGCTCCTGCCGCCGAACGCGTACCGCGCCGACGAACGGGCCGTACGCGCCCACTTCGCCGAGGTCGCCGCCGTCGGCCTGCCCGTCGTCGCGTACAACAACCCGCTCGACACCAAGGTCGACCTCACGCCCGACGTGCTGGCGCGCCTGCACGGCGACGGCAGCATCGTCGCGGTCAAGGAGTTCAGCGGTGACGTCCGCAGGGCGTACGAGATCGCCGAACTCGCCCCGGAACTCGACCTGCTGATCGGTGCCGACGACGTCCTCCTGGAGCTGGCGCTCGCCGGTGCGGTCGGCTGGATCGCCGGCTATCCGAACGCCCTGCCCCGCAGTTGCGCCACGCTCTACCGGGCCGCCGTCGCCGGCGATCTCGGCGTCGCGCTCCCGCTCTACAAGTCCCTTCACCCGCTCCTGCGCTGGGACTCCAAGGTCGAGTTCGTCCAGGCGATCAAGCTCTCCATGGACCTCGCCGGACGTCATGGGGGAGCCACCCGGGCGCCCCGTCCGCCGCTGGCGCCCGCGCAGGACGCCGCCGTGCGCGCCGCGACCGAGAAGGCCCTCGCCGAGGGGCA